A region from the Deltaproteobacteria bacterium genome encodes:
- a CDS encoding response regulator transcription factor, with translation MERIRVLLVDDHTIVRQGLRCILATDEEIEVVGEAGDGRSAVDLAERLRPDVVVMDLTLPELNGIEATRRIYKQEKDAKVLILTMHTDRMFVRQSLKAGARGYLVKDAEDTDLVKAVKVIGRGGSFFNAEVSRMLLSDYLGERPPGDDDDLTRLTGREREILQLIAEGRTNAEIAATLSLSQNTVETHRKQIMKKLDLHKTAELVRFALRKQVVN, from the coding sequence ATGGAGCGCATCCGAGTGTTGCTGGTCGACGATCACACGATCGTCCGTCAGGGGCTGCGCTGCATCCTCGCCACCGACGAGGAGATCGAGGTCGTCGGCGAGGCCGGTGACGGGCGCAGCGCGGTCGATCTCGCCGAGCGGCTGCGGCCCGACGTGGTGGTGATGGACCTGACGCTCCCCGAGCTGAACGGGATCGAGGCCACGCGGCGCATCTACAAGCAGGAGAAGGACGCCAAGGTGCTCATCCTCACCATGCACACCGACCGCATGTTCGTCCGCCAGAGCCTGAAGGCGGGCGCGCGCGGCTACCTGGTGAAGGACGCCGAGGACACCGATCTCGTGAAGGCGGTCAAGGTGATCGGCCGCGGCGGCTCGTTCTTCAACGCCGAGGTCTCCCGCATGCTGCTCAGCGACTACCTGGGGGAGCGACCGCCGGGGGACGACGACGACCTCACGCGTCTCACGGGGCGGGAGCGCGAGATCCTCCAGCTCATCGCCGAGGGGCGCACGAACGCCGAGATCGCCGCCACCCTCTCGCTCAGCCAGAACACGGTCGAGACCCACCGCAAGCAGATCATGAAGAAGCTCGACCTCCACAAGACGGCCGAGCTGGTCCGCTTCGCGCTGCGCAAGCAAGTGGTGAACTGA